A part of Chanos chanos chromosome 9, fChaCha1.1, whole genome shotgun sequence genomic DNA contains:
- the LOC115821656 gene encoding phenylethanolamine N-methyltransferase-like encodes MEGQNGKESAGQEKGTSKAELKASYQHFDPALYLQRHYTPPRASFDNKDNVVPWKLGLIHRAFTEGDLKGDVLVDIGSGPTLYQVMSGCERFNRVILSDFVEANRRELQNWLQGKSNSLDWTPFFQHVCKLEGRSPEAWSEKAQRLRSVVTDVLPVDIHQPNPLPLDALPPSGADCLISCYCLEASSPDLASFNKALGHIAGLIRQGGHLLLIGTLEISFYYPAPDVRIPVMRLDEAQVCSSLKNCGFQLQDLSVYYLPQDMHKTTDDARSMFFAKARKQ; translated from the exons ATGGAGGGACAGAACGGAAAGGAAAGTGCCGGGCAAGAGAAAGGAACGTCCAAGGCCGAGCTGAAGGCAAGTTACCAGCATTTTGATCCTGCGTTGTACCTGCAGAGGCACTACACTCCACCACGTGCCAGCTTTGACAACAAAGACAATGTCGTGCCATGGAAACTTGGCCTGATACACAGGGCTTTCACTGAGG GTGATTTGAAGGGGGATGTTCTGGTGGATATAGGTTCTGGTCCTACTCTGTACCAAGTGATGAGCGGCTGTGAGCGCTTTAATCGTGTGATCCTTTCTGACTTTGTGGAGGCCAACCGCAGGGAGCTGCAGAACTGGCTTCAGGGCAAGAGTAACAGTCTAGATTGGACTCCTTTCTTTCAGCACGTCTGTAAACTGGAGGGGAGAAG CCCTGAGGCATGGAGTGAGAAAGCACAGCGTCTTCGATCTGTGGTAACTGACGTCTTACCCGTTGACATACACCAACCTAACCCGTTACCTCTGGACGCCTTGCCCCCATCCGGAGCCGACTGTCTGATCTCCTGCTACTGCCTGGAGGCTTCTAGTCCTGACCTGGCTTCTTTTAACAAAGCCCTGGGTCACATCGCCGGCCTGATTCGTCAGGGGGGCCACCTCCTGCTCATTGGAACCCTGGAAATTTCTTTCTACTACCCAGCACCAGACGTGCGTATCCCCGTCATGCGCCTGGATGAGGCTCAGGTGTGTTCCAGCCTGAAGAACTGTGGATTCCAGCTGCAGGACCTCAGTGTTTACTATCTACCGCAGGACATGCATAAAACCACCGATGACGCTAGGTCTATGTTCTTTGCGAAAGCTAGGAAACAATAG
- the LOC115821657 gene encoding phenylethanolamine N-methyltransferase-like codes for MEGQNGKESAGQEKGTSKAELKASYQHFDPALYLQRHYTPPRASFDNKDNVVPWKLGLIHRAFTEGDLKGDVLVDIGSGPTLYQVMSGCERFNRVILSDFVEANRRELQSWLQGKSNSLDWTPFFQHVCKLEGRSPEAWSEKAQRLRSVVTDVLPVDIHQPNPLPLDALPPSGADCLISCYCLEASSPDLASFNKALGHIAGLIRQGGHLLLIGTLEISFYYPAPDVRIPVMRLDEAQVCSSLKNCGFQLQDLSVYYLPQDMHKTTDDARSMFFAKAMKQ; via the exons ATGGAGGGACAGAACGGAAAGGAAAGTGCCGGGCAAGAGAAAGGAACGTCCAAGGCCGAGCTGAAGGCAAGTTACCAGCATTTTGATCCTGCGTTGTACCTGCAGAGGCACTACACTCCACCACGTGCCAGCTTTGACAACAAAGACAATGTCGTGCCGTGGAAACTTGGCCTGATACACAGGGCTTTCACTGAGG gTGATTTGAAGGGGGATGTTCTGGTGGATATAGGTTCTGGTCCTACTCTGTACCAAGTGATGAGCGGCTGTGAGCGCTTTAATCGTGTGATCCTTTCTGACTTTGTGGAGGCCAACCGCAGGGAGCTGCAGAGCTGGCTTCAGGGCAAGAGTAACAGTCTAGACTGGACTCCTTTCTTTCAGCACGTCTGTAAACTGGAGGGGAGAAG CCCTGAGGCATGGAGTGAGAAAGCACAGCGTCTTCGATCTGTGGTGACTGACGTCTTGCCCGTTGACATACACCAACCTAACCCGTTACCTCTGGACGCCTTGCCCCCATCCGGAGCCGACTGTCTGATCTCCTGCTACTGCCTGGAGGCTTCTAGTCCTGACCTGGCTTCTTTTAACAAAGCCCTGGGTCACATCGCCGGCCTGATTCGTCAGGGGGGCCACCTCCTGCTCATTGGAACCCTGGAAATTTCTTTCTACTACCCAGCACCAGACGTGCGTATCCCCGTCATGCGCCTGGATGAGGCTCAGGTGTGTTCCAGCCTGAAGAACTGTGGCTTCCAGCTGCAGGACCTCAGTGTTTACTATCTACCGCAGGACATGCATAAAACCACCGATGACGCTAGGTCTATGTTCTTTGCAAAAGCTATGAAACAATAG